One window of Botrimarina mediterranea genomic DNA carries:
- a CDS encoding sugar porter family MFS transporter, which produces MNANPTLIASAIIAALGGFLFGFDTAVISGAEQKIQANWELSSFTHGLALSAALWGTVIGSLVGAYPANKYGRKPTLLWIGVLYFVSAVWSGLATDPVSFMIARFIGGVGVGISTVAAPMYIAEISPPGVRGRLTAMYQFNIVLGILIAYLSNSQLLGVSENDWRWMLGVEALPALIYTMACLALSESPRWLVAVRGDSAQAVAVLKRLGASPDEAQSQLSEIEAAAAAESHHQNLFESGLGKPILLTFLIAFFNQLSGINAVLYFAPRIFELTGLAEDAAFLQSTGIGLTNLIFTMLGIFLIDLLGRRTLLLIGSFGYLATLGMCSWSFASENFGLVPYFLFGFIAAHAIGQGAVIWVFIAEIFPNRHRAAGASLGSATHWVFAALLTLVFPTLVERFSPAAVFGFFTAMMALQLVWVLTMVPETKGVPLERLQQQLGLAKD; this is translated from the coding sequence TTGAACGCCAATCCGACGCTTATCGCCAGCGCGATCATCGCCGCCCTCGGCGGCTTCTTGTTCGGCTTCGACACCGCCGTGATATCGGGGGCGGAGCAGAAGATTCAGGCCAACTGGGAGTTGTCGTCGTTCACCCACGGCCTGGCGTTGAGCGCCGCGTTGTGGGGGACGGTGATCGGGTCGCTGGTGGGCGCTTACCCGGCCAACAAGTACGGACGCAAGCCGACGCTGCTGTGGATCGGCGTGCTCTACTTCGTCTCGGCCGTCTGGTCGGGGCTCGCGACCGATCCCGTGTCGTTCATGATCGCGCGCTTCATCGGCGGCGTGGGGGTAGGCATCTCGACCGTCGCGGCGCCGATGTACATCGCGGAGATCTCGCCCCCGGGCGTCCGTGGACGGCTGACAGCGATGTACCAGTTCAACATCGTGCTAGGCATTCTCATCGCGTACCTCTCCAACTCGCAGTTGCTGGGCGTCAGCGAGAACGACTGGCGTTGGATGCTCGGCGTCGAGGCGCTGCCGGCCCTGATCTACACCATGGCGTGCCTCGCCCTGTCGGAAAGCCCCCGCTGGCTGGTTGCCGTGCGGGGCGATAGCGCGCAAGCCGTGGCAGTGCTGAAACGACTCGGCGCGTCCCCCGACGAGGCGCAGTCGCAGCTGAGCGAGATCGAAGCGGCCGCCGCGGCGGAATCGCATCATCAGAACCTGTTCGAGTCGGGCCTCGGCAAGCCGATCCTGCTGACGTTCTTGATCGCGTTCTTCAACCAGCTGTCGGGGATCAACGCGGTGCTCTATTTCGCGCCGCGGATTTTCGAGCTGACGGGATTGGCGGAGGACGCCGCGTTCTTACAGTCGACCGGCATCGGGCTCACCAACTTGATCTTCACCATGCTGGGGATCTTCTTGATCGATCTGCTCGGCCGACGCACGCTGCTGCTCATCGGCTCGTTCGGTTACCTCGCCACGCTCGGCATGTGCTCGTGGTCGTTCGCGTCGGAGAACTTTGGGCTGGTCCCTTACTTCCTGTTCGGATTCATCGCGGCGCACGCGATCGGGCAAGGGGCGGTGATCTGGGTCTTTATCGCCGAGATCTTCCCGAACCGCCACCGCGCCGCCGGCGCTTCGCTTGGCTCGGCGACGCACTGGGTGTTCGCCGCCCTGTTGACGCTGGTCTTCCCGACGCTGGTAGAGAGGTTCTCGCCGGCGGCTGTCTTTGGCTTCTTCACCGCGATGATGGCGTTGCAACTCGTCTGGGTGCTGACAATGGTCCCCGAGACGAAGGGCGTGCCGCTCGAGCGGCTGCAGCAGCAGCTCGGGCTAGCGAAGGACTGA
- a CDS encoding glycoside hydrolase family 32 protein, with protein MSIVCRVAAVLCLSVVAPAASPLVENSDIESGDLAPREAGGDALVTSSEPISDTTKAFAFDPAIKAEAYADIDYREPLRPQFHFSSGRNWLNDPNGMVHDGEKYHLFFQHNPAAPVWGNMTWGHAVSTDMVHWKQQPHALLPYRVDGRAGTIYSGTAIVDHNNSLGVQQGSQKTLCAFYTFATEPKFYQAMAYSTDSGESWTYWNEGRAVVPHQGFDNGERDPKVFWHEPSRRWVMSLWVQSNPGRVRFFTSENLTDWEFASDLMRDWAFECMDMVFYPGADGEQQAVIYDASFDYEVGTFDGKEFHTEAGPFVAGGGNFYAAQTFNNSPDERVVQIGWMRGGPNPAETHGLPFNQQMSFPCELTLRDMNGEPRLFAWPIEEIATLVEETREQGRVAVDEDGADLLNGGVLDLADIELAFEPGDAETIHFDLGKARLWYKSGSRELWMSGVDDKGDRTDVLVFRNLKPRDGVVKLRLLIDRLSVEAFAFGGEQFFAGYYLPLEQDGGAVVRASSGGAAIRSAEVRRLRSAWRP; from the coding sequence ATGTCGATAGTTTGCCGTGTCGCCGCCGTGCTCTGTCTGAGCGTTGTCGCGCCGGCAGCGAGCCCGCTCGTTGAGAACTCGGACATCGAGTCGGGCGACCTCGCGCCGCGCGAGGCTGGGGGCGACGCCCTCGTCACTTCGTCGGAGCCGATCTCCGATACTACCAAGGCGTTCGCGTTCGATCCGGCCATCAAAGCCGAGGCTTATGCGGACATCGACTACCGCGAGCCGCTGCGGCCGCAGTTCCACTTCTCGTCGGGGCGCAACTGGCTGAACGACCCCAACGGGATGGTGCATGACGGCGAGAAGTACCACCTCTTCTTCCAGCACAACCCCGCCGCGCCGGTGTGGGGCAACATGACGTGGGGCCACGCAGTCAGCACCGATATGGTGCATTGGAAGCAGCAGCCCCACGCGTTGCTGCCGTACCGCGTTGACGGGCGAGCTGGCACGATCTATTCGGGGACGGCTATCGTCGATCACAACAACAGCCTCGGCGTGCAGCAGGGTTCACAGAAGACGCTCTGCGCTTTCTACACGTTCGCCACGGAGCCGAAGTTCTACCAGGCGATGGCGTACAGCACCGACAGCGGCGAGTCGTGGACGTACTGGAACGAGGGCCGTGCGGTGGTTCCGCACCAGGGGTTCGACAACGGTGAGCGCGACCCGAAGGTGTTCTGGCACGAGCCGAGCCGGCGTTGGGTCATGTCGCTGTGGGTGCAGTCGAACCCCGGCCGCGTGCGGTTCTTCACTTCGGAGAACCTGACCGACTGGGAGTTTGCATCCGACCTGATGCGTGACTGGGCGTTCGAGTGCATGGACATGGTCTTCTACCCCGGCGCCGACGGCGAGCAGCAGGCCGTGATCTATGACGCGAGCTTCGACTACGAGGTCGGGACCTTCGACGGCAAGGAGTTTCACACCGAAGCCGGCCCGTTCGTCGCCGGCGGGGGCAACTTCTACGCGGCCCAGACGTTCAACAACAGCCCCGACGAGCGCGTCGTCCAGATCGGCTGGATGCGCGGCGGCCCCAACCCGGCCGAGACGCACGGTCTCCCTTTCAATCAACAGATGTCCTTCCCGTGCGAGCTGACCCTGCGGGACATGAACGGGGAGCCGCGGCTGTTCGCGTGGCCGATTGAGGAGATTGCGACGCTCGTCGAAGAGACCCGGGAGCAAGGCCGCGTCGCGGTTGACGAGGATGGCGCCGATCTGCTCAATGGCGGCGTGCTGGACCTCGCCGACATCGAGCTGGCGTTCGAGCCGGGCGACGCCGAGACGATCCATTTCGATCTTGGCAAGGCGCGACTCTGGTACAAGTCTGGCAGCCGCGAGCTCTGGATGTCGGGCGTCGATGACAAAGGCGACCGCACCGACGTACTGGTGTTCCGCAACCTGAAGCCGCGCGACGGGGTGGTTAAGCTCCGCTTGTTGATCGATCGGCTCTCGGTGGAGGCCTTCGCGTTTGGCGGCGAGCAGTTCTTCGCGGGGTACTACCTCCCGCTGGAGCAGGACGGCGGCGCGGTCGTCCGAGCGTCGAGCGGCGGGGCCGCTATCCGCTCGGCCGAAGTGCGTCGGCTCCGCTCGGCGTGGCGTCCGTAG
- a CDS encoding alpha-L-rhamnosidase: MALLTRFSVALLAALVGSQSITFAADQANGALQSQRLRCEYLVEPRGVDRTAPELSWIVTSDQRNQLQSAYRVLVASSPEKLAADEGDLWDTGKVESDATYGVNYAGAKLESHQPCYWKVMAWDRDGKPGPWSEPAEWTVGVLDEQQWQGDWIGYDAHRHLNSDPPSAPLDGAKWVCFPADAEGQAPAETRVFYREWELPAGAEGQDATLVVAADDNATVLLNDVEVAGVTALVHPKTEEVGPYLRSGVNTLRVLTRNGSPGPTGLILKLTVTGADGQQHVLATNDEWLSAKDDAGDWQKQAFDDAPKVKVVGDYGDDPWGKLVIRRDVTAPPSYLRGEFAVKKPVRRATAYLASLGDAKLSLNGKPVNEDYFSSGWTDYRKRVYYRAYDVTDAVEQGDNAWGAVLADGWYSGHVAWGAQRDHYGTKPRFRAMLRVEYEDGSHDTFATDSKWTVTEGPTQIADMLIGEEYDATKEVPGWDKPGAEVASVGSVDVGAEVSPTIEWHPGPPVAEVDEFPAQSASEPVPGVYVYDIGQNLAGVVRLKVRGKKGQRVQLRFAERLNPDGTLYVTNLRLARAVDRYTCKGEGEEIWQPRQTFHGFQYVEVTGLDEQPPLEAVTGVALSSDTPLVNEFDSSDPKLNRLYKNILWTQRSNFIDVPTDCPQRDERLGWTGDAQVYVMTAARITDVQAFFRKWLVDLADAQRKDGQLPCVAPVLKGLDDGGPAWADAGVICPWEVYQAYGDLDLLAQQYPSMVRFVEFCRERSKDGVLPPDNFHAYGDWLSVKADTPKEVIYMAYYARSVDLLRRTAEVLGKTEDAQKYAALFDRIKETFNEEFVTADGAVRGDTQACYVLAIGYGLVDGDRREQAAERLVADIEARGWKLSTGFVGTKDLMLVLSEIGRDDVALRLLHQTEYPGWLFSLAHGATSIWERWDGWTPERGFQDPGMNSFAHYSFGAVYGWMSQHLGGIHAAAPGYAKIVIEPTFDPELEHCRIKYDSIRGTIETEWSGPADARQVRVVIPANTKATVRLPNVAPEEILVDGKPVDATTAKSEGAAFRPAAAEFELGSGEYEITVTGTGG, translated from the coding sequence ATGGCTCTTCTCACACGCTTTTCCGTCGCCCTGCTGGCGGCTCTCGTCGGCTCGCAATCAATCACCTTCGCCGCCGACCAAGCGAACGGCGCCCTGCAGTCGCAACGGCTCCGCTGCGAGTACCTCGTCGAGCCGCGCGGCGTCGATCGCACGGCGCCGGAGTTGAGCTGGATCGTCACGTCCGACCAGCGCAATCAGCTGCAGTCCGCCTACCGCGTTCTCGTCGCCTCTTCCCCGGAGAAGCTCGCCGCCGATGAGGGCGACCTCTGGGACACCGGCAAAGTCGAGAGCGACGCCACCTACGGCGTCAACTACGCCGGCGCCAAACTCGAGTCGCACCAGCCCTGCTACTGGAAGGTCATGGCGTGGGACCGCGACGGCAAGCCGGGCCCGTGGAGCGAGCCGGCCGAATGGACCGTTGGCGTCCTCGACGAGCAGCAGTGGCAAGGCGACTGGATCGGTTACGACGCCCACCGCCACCTGAACTCCGACCCGCCGAGCGCCCCGCTCGACGGCGCCAAGTGGGTCTGCTTCCCCGCCGACGCCGAAGGCCAGGCGCCCGCCGAGACGCGTGTCTTCTACCGTGAGTGGGAACTGCCCGCCGGCGCGGAAGGCCAAGACGCGACACTCGTCGTCGCCGCGGATGACAACGCGACGGTCCTTCTCAACGACGTCGAAGTGGCTGGCGTCACGGCTCTGGTTCATCCGAAGACCGAAGAGGTCGGCCCCTACCTTCGTTCGGGCGTCAACACGCTGCGAGTGCTCACCCGCAACGGCAGCCCCGGCCCTACCGGCCTGATCCTCAAGTTGACCGTCACCGGCGCCGACGGCCAGCAGCACGTGCTCGCAACGAACGATGAGTGGCTTAGCGCGAAGGACGACGCCGGTGATTGGCAGAAGCAGGCTTTCGACGACGCACCGAAAGTGAAAGTCGTCGGCGACTACGGCGACGATCCCTGGGGAAAACTCGTCATCCGCCGCGACGTCACGGCGCCACCGAGTTATCTGCGTGGCGAGTTCGCCGTGAAGAAGCCCGTCCGCCGCGCCACGGCCTACCTGGCTTCTCTTGGCGACGCCAAACTCAGCCTCAACGGCAAGCCCGTCAACGAGGATTACTTCTCGTCGGGTTGGACCGACTACCGCAAGCGCGTCTACTACCGCGCCTACGACGTGACCGACGCCGTCGAGCAGGGCGACAACGCTTGGGGCGCCGTGCTGGCGGACGGCTGGTACTCGGGTCACGTCGCCTGGGGCGCGCAACGCGACCACTACGGCACGAAGCCGCGGTTCCGCGCGATGCTCCGCGTCGAGTACGAGGACGGCTCGCACGACACCTTCGCGACGGACAGCAAGTGGACCGTCACCGAAGGGCCGACGCAGATCGCCGACATGCTCATCGGTGAAGAGTACGACGCCACCAAGGAAGTCCCCGGCTGGGACAAGCCCGGCGCCGAGGTCGCGTCGGTGGGGTCGGTCGATGTCGGCGCCGAAGTGTCGCCCACAATCGAGTGGCACCCCGGCCCGCCTGTCGCCGAAGTCGATGAGTTCCCCGCCCAGTCGGCGAGCGAGCCCGTCCCCGGCGTCTACGTCTACGACATCGGCCAGAACTTGGCCGGCGTGGTGCGGCTCAAGGTGCGCGGCAAGAAGGGCCAACGCGTCCAGCTCCGTTTCGCCGAACGCCTCAACCCTGATGGCACGCTTTACGTCACCAACCTGCGGCTCGCCCGCGCCGTTGATCGCTACACGTGCAAGGGCGAGGGCGAAGAGATCTGGCAGCCGCGCCAAACGTTCCACGGTTTCCAATACGTCGAAGTCACCGGACTCGACGAGCAGCCGCCGCTCGAAGCCGTGACGGGCGTCGCGCTGAGCAGCGACACGCCCTTGGTCAATGAGTTTGACAGCTCCGATCCCAAGCTCAACCGACTCTACAAGAACATCCTCTGGACGCAGCGCTCGAACTTCATCGACGTGCCGACCGATTGCCCGCAGCGCGACGAGCGGCTCGGCTGGACCGGCGACGCGCAGGTCTACGTCATGACCGCCGCGCGGATCACCGACGTGCAGGCGTTCTTCCGCAAGTGGCTGGTGGACCTCGCCGACGCCCAGCGCAAGGACGGCCAGTTGCCGTGCGTGGCGCCGGTTCTCAAGGGGCTCGATGACGGCGGCCCCGCCTGGGCCGACGCCGGCGTCATCTGCCCGTGGGAGGTTTATCAGGCTTACGGTGACCTCGACTTGCTCGCGCAGCAGTACCCGTCGATGGTCCGCTTCGTCGAGTTCTGCCGCGAACGATCGAAGGACGGCGTGCTGCCGCCCGACAACTTCCACGCCTACGGCGACTGGCTCAGTGTGAAGGCCGACACGCCCAAGGAGGTCATCTACATGGCCTACTACGCCCGCAGCGTCGATCTCTTGCGCCGCACCGCCGAAGTCCTCGGCAAAACCGAAGACGCTCAGAAGTACGCCGCCTTGTTCGATCGCATCAAGGAGACGTTCAACGAAGAGTTCGTCACCGCCGACGGCGCCGTCCGCGGCGACACCCAGGCGTGCTACGTCCTGGCGATCGGCTACGGTCTCGTCGATGGCGATAGGCGCGAGCAAGCCGCCGAGCGGCTGGTGGCCGACATCGAAGCCCGCGGCTGGAAGCTCTCGACCGGCTTCGTCGGCACCAAGGACCTGATGCTCGTGCTCAGCGAGATCGGCCGCGACGACGTCGCCCTTCGGCTGCTGCACCAGACCGAGTATCCGGGCTGGCTCTTCTCACTGGCACACGGCGCCACCAGCATCTGGGAACGCTGGGATGGCTGGACCCCCGAACGCGGCTTCCAAGACCCCGGTATGAACTCGTTCGCCCACTACTCGTTCGGCGCGGTCTACGGCTGGATGTCGCAACACCTGGGCGGCATCCACGCGGCGGCGCCGGGCTACGCGAAGATCGTCATCGAGCCGACCTTCGACCCCGAGCTCGAGCACTGCCGCATCAAGTACGACAGCATCCGCGGCACGATCGAGACCGAGTGGTCCGGCCCCGCCGACGCCCGCCAGGTGCGTGTCGTCATCCCGGCGAACACGAAGGCGACCGTTCGCCTGCCCAACGTGGCGCCGGAGGAGATCCTCGTGGACGGCAAGCCTGTCGATGCGACCACCGCGAAGTCGGAAGGCGCCGCGTTCCGTCCAGCGGCCGCCGAGTTCGAGCTTGGCTCCGGCGAGTACGAGATCACCGTTACAGGAACCGGGGGTTAA
- a CDS encoding DUF1559 family PulG-like putative transporter produces MDRLHRSELRRAFTLVELLVVIAIIGILVALLLPAVQAAREAARRNQCTNNLKQQMLASLNFESSTQELPAGVNVFQDPTTNQPIRVPGDTNFMAVWATWCVEILPYIENQSLKSLFDETRRLDEAPNNTLITQELPEFLCPSDTEPLGYSPVAPTPFGRSSYRANSGVAQGEEVWGRVLSVINAAGAPSALSNNANGKAKRGPFTVVFEPTSMNRIKLRQVTDGTSKTLAISEYHTDNAFYTVDNARWNYSAWGSWRAYPAMSAIFSPNYSSGVLQNTIGIADYDACLKANASNINSRDRACTHTFASKHSAGQMQAAFVDGHVESLSADTDIYVLEAMATIGGGENGAAQPVSSGGGGPFGS; encoded by the coding sequence ATGGACCGCCTCCACCGTAGCGAGTTACGTCGCGCGTTCACGCTTGTCGAGCTGCTGGTCGTGATCGCGATCATCGGCATCTTGGTCGCTCTGCTTCTGCCGGCCGTGCAAGCGGCACGAGAAGCGGCGCGTCGCAATCAGTGCACGAACAACCTCAAGCAGCAGATGCTGGCGTCGCTCAACTTCGAGTCGAGCACGCAGGAGCTGCCTGCGGGCGTCAACGTGTTCCAAGACCCGACAACGAATCAACCGATACGGGTGCCCGGCGACACGAACTTCATGGCGGTTTGGGCGACTTGGTGCGTTGAAATTTTGCCATACATTGAGAACCAGTCGCTCAAGAGCCTTTTTGATGAAACCCGCCGCCTGGATGAGGCGCCGAACAACACGCTCATTACTCAAGAGCTACCCGAGTTCCTCTGCCCCTCGGACACCGAGCCGCTGGGCTACTCGCCGGTGGCGCCGACGCCGTTCGGCCGCTCGTCGTACCGGGCCAACTCGGGCGTCGCACAGGGTGAAGAGGTTTGGGGACGGGTCCTCAGCGTGATCAACGCCGCTGGCGCGCCCAGCGCCCTCTCGAATAACGCGAACGGCAAAGCCAAGCGTGGTCCCTTCACGGTCGTGTTCGAGCCCACCTCGATGAACCGCATCAAGCTGCGGCAAGTGACCGACGGCACAAGCAAGACGCTAGCGATTAGCGAGTATCACACCGACAATGCGTTCTACACGGTTGACAATGCACGCTGGAACTACTCCGCATGGGGCAGTTGGCGTGCCTACCCGGCCATGTCGGCGATCTTCTCGCCGAACTACTCGAGCGGCGTCCTGCAGAACACCATCGGCATCGCCGACTACGACGCCTGCCTGAAAGCGAACGCCAGCAACATCAACTCACGTGACCGGGCTTGTACGCACACGTTTGCGTCCAAGCACAGCGCTGGGCAGATGCAGGCCGCGTTCGTTGACGGCCACGTCGAGTCGCTGTCCGCCGACACGGACATCTACGTGCTCGAGGCGATGGCGACTATCGGCGGCGGCGAGAACGGCGCCGCCCAGCCCGTCTCCAGCGGTGGCGGCGGCCCGTTCGGCAGCTGA
- a CDS encoding LamG domain-containing protein, which produces MPRQLMSKFSLTAMLGGVAALSPCVVTPQAEAAYTLDRWYQMGDDILFAGSPDAENAANGAAVGSGNFLTGVNGGPVTFDSAATNNDNFQPLAAFGATGLPTYAQYGVGGNPAAPVAGAASMNQFGIRFDGVDDYLAAINLNDPSVAAPGSLVTYNTSDRGMQMWVMPTNLDGVAEYVIDDADMHGFNVTTAGNWIAETRDDRIETGVAVTPNTWSHVMLVHDSVGLKSSVMYVNGLAVSTQTTGYNNASAVNLLVGANAEPDVGETQNPDLQTPPTFFQGIIDEIELFVIDDGSSYGQFDYTSDNGYFTDIFLPSQSGYGFTLNSSTGHNSQQWVAGDIDFDGDFDQTDIDLFVDGWLSSKNDLPGAGAQIGDYVSLGLGDLNLDGSTDASDWVVLRSLVNGSSANLSIPPLVAVPSPGAMSLACSAIGLLLSGRRR; this is translated from the coding sequence ATGCCACGACAACTCATGAGCAAGTTCTCTCTAACCGCGATGCTTGGCGGTGTCGCTGCCTTGAGCCCTTGCGTCGTCACGCCACAGGCCGAGGCCGCCTACACGCTGGATCGCTGGTACCAGATGGGCGACGACATCCTCTTCGCCGGCAGCCCCGACGCAGAGAACGCCGCTAACGGCGCCGCGGTTGGTTCGGGCAATTTCTTGACCGGCGTCAATGGCGGTCCAGTGACGTTCGACAGCGCCGCAACCAACAACGACAACTTCCAGCCCCTCGCCGCCTTCGGCGCGACGGGCCTCCCCACGTACGCTCAGTACGGCGTCGGCGGCAACCCCGCGGCGCCAGTCGCCGGGGCGGCGTCGATGAACCAATTCGGTATCCGCTTCGACGGAGTCGATGACTACCTCGCCGCGATCAACCTCAACGACCCGTCCGTCGCGGCGCCAGGGTCGCTTGTGACCTACAACACCAGTGACCGCGGCATGCAGATGTGGGTCATGCCGACCAACCTCGACGGGGTCGCCGAGTATGTCATCGACGACGCCGACATGCACGGCTTCAACGTTACGACAGCGGGCAACTGGATCGCCGAAACCCGTGACGACCGGATCGAAACGGGCGTCGCGGTCACGCCCAACACTTGGTCGCACGTGATGCTCGTCCACGATTCGGTCGGACTGAAGTCGTCCGTCATGTACGTCAACGGGCTCGCCGTCTCGACGCAAACGACTGGCTATAACAACGCCAGCGCCGTCAACCTCCTGGTGGGCGCGAACGCCGAGCCGGATGTTGGCGAGACCCAGAATCCGGACTTGCAGACGCCGCCGACGTTCTTCCAGGGCATCATCGACGAGATCGAGCTGTTCGTCATCGACGACGGGTCGAGCTACGGGCAATTCGACTACACCTCCGACAACGGCTACTTCACCGATATCTTCCTGCCGAGCCAGAGCGGATACGGCTTTACGCTCAACTCCTCGACGGGCCACAACTCGCAGCAGTGGGTCGCGGGCGACATCGATTTCGACGGCGACTTCGACCAGACCGACATCGACCTCTTCGTCGATGGCTGGCTTTCGAGCAAGAACGACCTGCCCGGAGCGGGCGCTCAGATCGGCGACTACGTCTCGCTCGGGCTGGGCGACCTCAACCTCGATGGCTCCACCGACGCCAGCGACTGGGTCGTGCTGCGGTCGCTCGTCAATGGTTCGAGCGCAAACCTTTCGATACCGCCGCTCGTGGCGGTCCCCTCGCCGGGCGCGATGAGCCTAGCGTGCTCGGCGATCGGCCTGTTGCTGAGCGGTCGCCGGCGCTAG
- a CDS encoding sulfatase family protein, with product MTFKRIALPILVGLVLGASTAASLAGPNLVCIIADDCTWTDLGAYGGQAATPNLDRLCSEGKKFTHCFQAAPMCSPTRQNLMTGLYPVRSGAYPNHTFVKDGVKSVCHYLGDLGYRVALSGKRHIAPEEAFPFDYSGGANPDFAAIDTLLSDCKSREQPFCLFVCSNEPHSPWNKGDPSRYKPSDLELRPYWRDNPALRRAYSKYLAEITFFDGQVGKTLDLLDKHQLTDDTVVMVLSEQGNGFPFAKWTCYDAGLRSAMVVRWPGHIAPGTVTDAMVEYVDVTPTFVELAGGVPPEGLDGRSFSPVLLGRSDEHKEYVYGVQTSNGIYQFDGHYGRRSIRSPRYHLIWNVNADSRFDNGISKSRYFAEWRRASAAGDEEAAALVERFHQPPEYEFFDTQSDPDELHNLAEAPEHAERIAAMKGRLTAWMESQGDLGRATEADALSRMINGNAAARAAANARNKN from the coding sequence ATGACATTCAAGCGAATCGCTCTACCGATCCTCGTTGGGCTCGTCCTAGGGGCCTCAACGGCGGCCAGCCTGGCGGGGCCAAACCTCGTCTGCATCATCGCCGACGATTGCACCTGGACCGACCTGGGGGCCTATGGCGGGCAAGCGGCGACCCCCAATCTCGATCGCCTTTGCAGCGAGGGGAAGAAGTTCACTCACTGCTTTCAGGCGGCGCCGATGTGCTCGCCAACCCGGCAGAACCTCATGACGGGGCTCTACCCGGTCCGCAGCGGCGCCTACCCCAATCACACCTTCGTCAAGGACGGCGTGAAGAGCGTCTGCCACTATCTCGGCGACCTGGGCTATCGCGTCGCCCTCTCGGGCAAGCGGCATATCGCCCCCGAGGAGGCCTTTCCGTTCGACTACTCCGGCGGCGCCAACCCTGACTTCGCCGCGATCGATACCCTTCTAAGCGACTGTAAGTCGCGAGAGCAGCCCTTCTGCCTCTTCGTCTGCTCGAACGAGCCCCACAGCCCCTGGAACAAGGGCGACCCCTCCCGCTACAAGCCGAGCGATCTCGAGCTCCGGCCCTACTGGCGCGATAACCCCGCGCTGCGTCGCGCTTACTCCAAGTACCTCGCCGAGATCACCTTCTTCGATGGGCAAGTGGGCAAGACGCTCGACCTGCTGGACAAGCACCAACTCACGGATGACACCGTCGTCATGGTCCTCTCCGAACAGGGCAACGGCTTCCCCTTCGCCAAGTGGACGTGTTATGACGCCGGCCTGCGGTCGGCGATGGTGGTCCGCTGGCCCGGCCATATCGCCCCGGGGACTGTCACCGACGCGATGGTCGAGTACGTGGACGTGACCCCCACCTTCGTCGAACTCGCCGGCGGTGTTCCCCCCGAGGGTCTCGACGGTCGCAGCTTCTCGCCTGTGCTGCTTGGTCGGTCGGACGAGCACAAGGAGTATGTCTACGGCGTCCAGACTTCCAACGGGATCTACCAGTTCGACGGGCACTACGGCCGGCGTTCGATCCGTTCGCCCCGCTATCACTTGATCTGGAACGTCAACGCCGATTCTCGCTTCGACAACGGCATCAGCAAATCACGGTACTTCGCCGAGTGGCGCCGCGCCTCCGCGGCGGGCGACGAAGAGGCCGCGGCCCTCGTCGAGCGGTTCCATCAGCCGCCCGAGTACGAGTTCTTCGACACGCAAAGCGATCCCGACGAGCTGCACAACTTGGCGGAGGCGCCGGAGCACGCCGAGCGAATCGCCGCCATGAAGGGCCGCCTCACGGCTTGGATGGAGAGCCAAGGCGACCTGGGCCGAGCCACCGAAGCGGACGCCCTCTCCCGGATGATCAATGGCAACGCCGCCGCCCGCGCCGCGGCGAACGCCAGGAATAAAAACTGA